The Pyxidicoccus sp. MSG2 DNA segment AGGAGGCCTGGGAGAAGGGCCACCTGGGCCGGGGCGCTTCCACCATCACCCAGCAGCTGGCAAAGAACCTCTGGCTGTCCACGGACCGCAGCCTGCTGCGCAAGGCGAAGGAGTTGGTGCTGACGCGCCGGCTGGAGGACGCGCTCACCAAGAAGCGCATCCTCACGCTGTACCTCAACGTCGCCGAGTGGGGGCAGGGCGTCTACGGAATCGAGGCCGGCGCGCGCGAGCACTTCGGCGTGTCCGCGTCGCAGCTCACGGTGGCGCAGGGGGCGATTCTGGCCGCCATGCTGCCGGCGCCCCGCAAGCGCTCGCCGTCCTCCGGCTCGCGGGCGCTGTGGAAGCGCGCGCACTGGATTGTGGACCAGCTCGCGTCGGTGAATCGCATCAGCGCCGCGCAGGCGGACGAGGCGCGCTCGGACATCGACCGGCTGCTGGGCCGCAAGCCGGCGGGCACGGACGCGGACGACGACGACACCGACGAGCGGTGAGGCCGCTCACCCCGCCCGGGGCCCGGCGAAGCGCTGGTAGACGAGGGCGCAGACGGCGACGGCGGCGACCCAGGCGATGAACGTCCCCACGAAGAAGAACACCGCCGTGCACGCCACCAGCGACACGATGGCCGCATGGGACATGGGCCCCCGCAGCAGCTTCACGGCGGCGGCCATGGACAGCACGTAGGTCGCCAGGAACGACGACGCGGAGAACGGCAGCAGGTCCGCGATGCGCAGCCGGCCCAGCCACGTCACCGAGAGGGCCACCAGGACGACGGCGCACAGCGCCGCGAGCGCCCGGTGCGGCGTGCCCGACGCGGAGGTGACGCCGAGCCACGCGGGGAGCTGCCGGCGCTCGCCCAGCGCGAAGGCGAGGCGGCTGGTGCCCGCGACGTACGCATTCACCGGGATGAACGAGAGCAGCAGCCCGGCAATCCCCACCACGCGCGAGGCGCTCGGCCCGAAGACCTTCGCCGCCAGCAGCACGAGCGGCGTCTGCGCATGCGCCGCGTCCCCGTGTCCCGTGGCACCAATCGTGACGATGGCGAGCGGGAGGTACACGAGGGCGACGATGCCCACCGCGAGCATGCTCGCGCGCCAGATGTCGCGCGGGTCCTTGAACTCACGGGCCAGCGGGGTAATCGCCTCCCAGCCGACGAAGGCCCAGAAGAGCTGCACGGCTGCGAGCCCGACGGCGACAGGCCCCTTGGAGAAGAACGGCGTGAAGGCCCGGGGCTCCACCTCCGGGAGCGCGCGGCCGACAATCAGCGCCAGCCCGACGACAATCACCGCGAGCGTCACCAGTTGCGCCGTCGCGCTGACGCGCAGTCCCACGAAGTTGAGCGCGTACGCGGTGACGACCAGCGCCGCGCCGAACGCGAAGGCCAGGTCCTGACCTCCGCCGAGCACGCTCGCGCCATACTCACCGGCGATGAGCGCCACCACCGAGGTGCCCATGGGCACCTGGGCCAGGAAGAGCCAGCCCGCGACGGCGCCCCAGCGGGGGCCGAAGGCGCGCTCGATGGCATCCGAGAACCCGGCCGCGTCGGCCCGCTGCCGCGAGAGCGCGGCGTAGGTGAGCG contains these protein-coding regions:
- the mtgA gene encoding monofunctional biosynthetic peptidoglycan transglycosylase → MTPLAPVSRSASPWGRGSPRRKVLLALAALFVVFAVYEYVTLPDAARFEKENPKTTALIDKRAEEAREAGKKARRRQQWVPLTAVSKHAVAAVLISEDAGFYVHEGVDTSEVRKALEEAWEKGHLGRGASTITQQLAKNLWLSTDRSLLRKAKELVLTRRLEDALTKKRILTLYLNVAEWGQGVYGIEAGAREHFGVSASQLTVAQGAILAAMLPAPRKRSPSSGSRALWKRAHWIVDQLASVNRISAAQADEARSDIDRLLGRKPAGTDADDDDTDER
- a CDS encoding APC family permease, with translation MSSSTATATHIPPAAQAETPSLRRTLGLWQGVSLYVGSVLGSGVLVLPAIAADTAGPASVLAWLGLILLSVPLALTYAALSRQRADAAGFSDAIERAFGPRWGAVAGWLFLAQVPMGTSVVALIAGEYGASVLGGGQDLAFAFGAALVVTAYALNFVGLRVSATAQLVTLAVIVVGLALIVGRALPEVEPRAFTPFFSKGPVAVGLAAVQLFWAFVGWEAITPLAREFKDPRDIWRASMLAVGIVALVYLPLAIVTIGATGHGDAAHAQTPLVLLAAKVFGPSASRVVGIAGLLLSFIPVNAYVAGTSRLAFALGERRQLPAWLGVTSASGTPHRALAALCAVVLVALSVTWLGRLRIADLLPFSASSFLATYVLSMAAAVKLLRGPMSHAAIVSLVACTAVFFFVGTFIAWVAAVAVCALVYQRFAGPRAG